The window GAGATGTGCTTCATGTCCCACAAGCTGACAAGAACCTTGCATCCATGTCTTGTTTAGCCACTGACAAtaatgtcttctttgaaactcaccACATTATTTTTTCATTAAGGATCGGGCAACGGGGGAACTCCTTcatcacggtagatgcattggagggCTCTACCCCATTCCATCCGGAGCACTAGGTCGCAAGCGTCGTCAAGTCTACTCCGTCATCAAGCCCTTTTTGGCACGGTGGCATCAACGATTAGGGCATTCATCTTCGATCATCGTCAAACAAATAGTCAATAAAGACAATCTTCTTTTGTCTCATAGTCCAAATTGTGAGTCCAtgtgtgaagcttgtcaatgtgCCAAGAGCCATCAGCTTCCTTATCCCAAGTCAACTAGTGTGTCTCATGCTTTGTTAGAACTtattttcagtgatgtatggggtcatgccagaGATTTTTTTGATAGAAAAAAATATTATGTCAGTTTTATGGATGATTATAACAAGTTTACTTGGATATATTTGCTTTCAGAAACTTGTTGAGCGACAATTTGATAGAAAAATTCTTtcagtccaaagtgactggggaggggagtatgagaaACTCAACTTTTTTTTCGTAGCATTGGGATAACCCATCATGTatcttgtcctcatgctcatcaACAAAATAGCTTTGCTGAGCGCAAACATCGCCACATTGTTGAAGTTGGCCTCTCTCTTTTAGCTGATGCATCCATGCCTCTTAAATATTGGGATGAAGCTTTTATCACCGCCACTTATCTTATTAATCATCCTCCCAGTAGAGTCATTGGCAACTCTACCCCTTTAGAGCGATTGTACAAGCGAAAACCTGATTATAACTATCTCAAAACTTTTGTATGTGCTTGCTATCCTAATCTGCGTCCTTACAATCGTCACAAGCTTGAGTTTCAGTCCACACAATGTGTCTTCCTTGGCTATAGCAACCTTCACAAAGGCTATAAGTGTCTTGAAATTGTTACTGGACGCATCTATATATCTCgagatgttgtttttgatgaaacCGTCTTTCCGTTTTCCAAACTTCATTCAAACGCCGGCGCCTTGCTTCGTGCTGAAATTGCTCTTCTACCGACTATGTTTCGCTTCCTGATCACGGGGGTGCATTAATTGAACCTGATTATGTTGATATATATGCTAATTCAGGGTGTCATTTTATGTACGAGGAAACAAACAAAGCAGGCGCGGAAAATCATGCTGATCTAGTTGACAGCGACAGATCCGAGGCTGATTCGCCCGCCAGGCCTGCCTCCGCTGACGGCGTGCGATCCCAGGCGGATCCTTTACCCGTGCGCGTGGCCACATGCGGGCTGGTGGCCGACAGCTCCGACCGGGTGGACCGCACCAGTCCTGCCGCACCCACGCGCCCATGCGACGACAGTCTCGCCAGCCCAGGTGCGGGAGAGGGCCAGTCGCCCGCCGTCACGTCTCTACGGGACCAGGCAGACCGCGGGTGCGCGGCCGAGTCGCCCGCTGCCACGTCTCTGCGGGTCCAGGCAGACCGCGGGTGCGCGGCCGACCGCACGCGTGAGGCCGGATCTGCCTCGGATCAGGAGCCGGCTGGCTCGCTGATTGCCTTGGATCACGAGAGGATCAGATCCTCTGTGGCTGATTCAGCTTCGTTAGGATCGCGTGTGCCCTCTACCACAACAGCTGCTCTTGTGCCCTCTACGCCCTTTCTTCGAAATACACGGTCTCGGTCAGGTATTGTCAAGGAAAAACAATAAAATGATGGTACAATAAGGTATGACAAATTAAAACGGGCTTTTCTTACCACTACCGGTGAACCAAATCACTTGCGTGATGCTCTTGCTAATAAGGAGTGGAAGGAAGCTATGGATAATGAATATAATGCACTTACGAAAAATAAGACTTGGCATTTAGTACCACCAAAACATGGGAACAATATTATTGATTGTAAATGGTtataaaagataaaaagaaagtTTGATGGAAGCATAGACAGGTATAAGGCAAGAATAGTTGCAAAAGGGTTTAAACAGAGGTTTGAAATTGGTTATGAAGATACCTTTAGCCCTGTTATTAAGTCAGCTACTATTCGACTTGTCTTGTCTATTGCAATTTCCAGAGGTTGGAGTTTAAGACAGCTAGATGTCCAGAACgcatttcttcatggtgttcttgaggaagaagtgttcatgcggcagCCACCAGGGTATGAGAATCAAAGCACACCACAGTATGTATGTAAGTTGGATAAAGCTCTGTATGGTTTGAAACAAGCCCCAAGAGCTTGGTATTCCAGATTAAGCATGCAGTTACAAAATCTTGGGTTCACACCGTCTAAGGCAGATACTTCTTTATTCTTTtataacaaaggcaatgtcactatcTTTGTGCTTgtgttatgttgatgatataattgtttcCAGTTCAAGCTCAGATGCTACTACCTGCTTACTTAAGGATGTGAAGCTAGAATTTGCTCTCAAGGACTTGGGTGACCTTCACTATTTTCTTGGTATAGAGGTAAAAAAATTAAAGATGGTATACTTTTTtcccaagaaaaatatactactgataTTCTCAGAAGTGTAGGATTGGAACATTGCAAGCCAATAAGTACACCAATTTCTACCTCAGAAAAGCTTACAGTTGAAAGTGGAGAAGCACTTGGGTCAGAAGATGCAACAAATTATAGAAGTGTTGTAGGTGCTTTACAGTATTTAACACTTACACGTCCTGATATTTCCTATTCAGTAAATAAGGTCTGCCAATACTTGCATGCGCCCAGAACCACTCATTGTACTGCAGTGAAGAGAATTCTTAGATATCTCAAGTTTTCAGAAGGGCTTGGGCTTCAGATTATTAAGTCTTCTTCTATGCTTGTTACTGCTTATTTTGATGCTGACTGGGTAGGGTGTGCTGATGACAGAAGGTCTACAGGTGATTTTGTTGTTTTCTGGgaacaaatcttgtgtcttggaGTGCAAGAAAGCAAGCAACTGTTTCTAGGTCAAGTACAAAAGCTGAATACAAGGCTTTAGCAAATGCAATGGCTGAAGTAATGTGGATACAAACATTACTCTATGAGCTTGGAATTAAGGCTCCACTGTCTGCGAGGTAATGGTGTGACAATATTGGTACAACCTATCGCTCAGCCAATCCGGTCTTTCATGCACACACAAAAGCACATTGAGGTTgattttcattttgtcagagaaagagtaacTCGAAAGCTACTGGATATTCGGTTTATACCTACTGGAGATCAACTTGCTGATGGGTTTACAAAACCTCTTACCATGAGAAGGTTGGACGAGTTCAAGTACAACTCAACCTTAGCAAAGTTTTATAAGGTTCAGgttgagggggagtgttagaataGTTGGTTAGAGATAGGGTTGTATAGGGATAGATATCTGTTTAAACCTTGTACCCTTCTCTATCTCTTCTTCTGTTATCTCTCTTCTCCTGATCCTCCTGTAACGATCGTTCTCCGCAACGATCTCTCAATCTCGTCTTGTAAGCCACGACATCCTTTCTATATATACAAGtgcggcccgagacaaagggttcaATGCTTCCTATATCGTTTCACAAGGGGATGGATGGATCTAGTCGTCGCCTCGTCGGTCACCAAACGAAGGAACGGAGGTCGTCGCCGGGTGGTCGTCGCTTGGCCTTATTCTATATTGGTCTCTCTGTTCTGTGGGCCCAACTCCACATGACCAAGGAGGATGTGTGTCGTGTGTGCTCTCTCGTGGCACACACAAAATTCACATTGTTTCATAAATATtgccttttttttgaatttactgtctaCCATCAGCAGGTCAGCTCGGCAGCCAAAATGTACTCGTCAAAAAATTGAATAATGACATATATTTCAAACTGAATGTATCAATTTGGGATTCCGTTTCACCACCTTCGCTGTCTCGACGAGATCCTTGTTCACCAATGGAACTGACGTCATCGCCGGGTCGTCGTCTTCCTATATCTGTCTCTGTTTTGTGGGCCCGACTCCATGTGACCTAGGAAGATGTGTGTCATGTGTGCTCTCGTAGCACACACAAAATTCAGATCATTTTCCAAAAACTGCCATTTCATTGAATTTATTGTCTACCCAGGAGCATGTGAGCTTGGCAGCCGAAATGCCCTTCTCAGAAAACTGAATAATGACTACATATTTCCAACTGAATGTCTTAATTTGGGATTCCATTTTCACCACCTTCGTTCGTTGTCTTGACCATCTCCTTCAAGCACGATATATGTTGAATATATTTTTCAAAGTTCAAATTTTTTATGTCTTAATGCATGAATGAAATATTGATTAAACTGTCCGAAACCAACTACTTTACCAACACAACTATATACATACTTCGAACCCATGCCACAAATTGGATCAGCTGTCTTTAATATTACAGGATCAAGATAATCATAAATCAAAACAAATGGCCACATAAGGCAGCCATACTGCTCAATTTAAGAAAGGTCTTCTCAATTTAAGAGAAGCTCACAAAGTAACGACGCGTTTGGTTCGGAGCGAACATCGCGGCTTCCGATTCCAGCGTTTTCCAAAACGGTATCCTGCGTTTGGTACGCACACTACGTATTAGCTAGCAGCGTCTTTCGATACGTGGCTTCGCAAAACCGAAAACGGCCGGATCAAAGCTGATTAGGAAACCGGAGGTTGGACGCTCAACCAAACAAAGCATGTATTCGGCAAGAAAACATTGGAAACCGGTGCTTCTCATTACCTGAACGAATACGTTACCAGAGAGTGAACCAAACGCGTCGTAAATGTCTCAGGGAAGGAGCCAAATAAGAGTAACATCTCAAAGAATTATTAAGCTAGAAATGCCTTTACATTATATTCATCTCAAAGAGCAGGCGAAAAAAGCAGAATATAGCACCGAAGGGAGTGGTAGCAACATCAGCAGTAACAACAATGCTCACATGCTACTAAGTAGTGCTTGCTGTCAAACAGAATCAGATGACGAAACTTGTGTACAAACGCCTTGTCTCCTCAAAGAGACATGGGAGCTGAGAGTGCATTACTCCCTTGCCCGCATCTCATGGATGGTCTTTTTAGCTTGAGCTTGTAGCCTTGTACAGGGAAGGAAACATGAACATATGATGAGCCAACAGATTTAAGAGGAAGATCATAGAGTACGTAAAATCTTGGGATTTAATAGTACCTCAATGCGGCTAGTGCCGATTTTCTGAAAGATCAGAGTAGGGCGGTTGGGATGTGTGACGGCTGCTCTTTCCATGGCAGCCTGTGCAGCTGCAAGCGTGCTATCATCCCAGGCATATATTGAAAATTTGAGAGTAATGAGGGAGGGGAGGTTTCCCATTCCGAAATCCAAAGAATCACCGCTGGCAGTGTGAGATTCAGACTGTTTGTTGAACTGAATTCCAGTTTCGAGTTTTTCTAGCTTAGGCATGGATCCAGCTTCAAACACCATCCAACCACAAGCTCCCAAGGAAAACTTCCTCAAGCATCGGAACCCAACGTTATGGCTAACTGTTAAGCTTATATCGCTGCCCTTCTCCATTCCAGTCACTTCAAGAATGAGCAACGCCGGTAAGGTTCCAAGGATGCACAAATCTTCCTGCCCGAATTCATACACTTGTAAGCGCAACAGCTGGAGATTTACAAGGGAACTCACCCACTTGGGAACCTGCTGCATGTGTGAGTTGGTCATGACTAATTCCTGGAGGCAACACGGAACAAGGAACGAAGGTCCTTGTCTTAAGAAGGTAGTTGCATTACTAAGagttaaagaagacatcatatgaccaCCTAATTTGCGAAGAGAAGAAGCAATAGCTTCATTGTATTCCATTACGACATTTTCGTGTGAAGGGATGGAATCACCTCCAAAATCAAGGGCTAGCACCCTCACGTTCTGTAGCTGCCCAAGTTCTCGACAGAATTTAAATGGCTGCCGATAGACATTGACCTCTTCCAACTTCTCCAATGCTTGCAGATTCTCAATTCCATTAGGAATCTTAACACTACTGTCATGAAGCAGATACACCAATCTTCTGAGATTCACAATAGTGGCTGGTAATTCTTGTACGTTGGTACCTCTTATGTCCAGCATCTCTAAGCATTTTAGATGGCCGATTTCTTCTGGGAGCTCACTTATTCCCGTCCATCCCAGGTTCAGGTGCCTTAACTGAAACAACCTCCCAATATTTATAAGATGGCTGTTTACCACTTGGTGGCAAAACTCAAGGTCCACAACACGCAAATGCCCAAACTTACCGAGAGGAGGGATTTCCATGGAATACCCAGACACATTGAGTGAACGGACATGAGACAATAGCATGTCTATCTTTCTTATAGAATTTCCGTCCTCGTCGACTTGGAGAGAGAGACGGCGAACTTTGCTTTGTGTCCCACGAGCTATATACTGCATACTGACTTGAGTGACAAAGTTCTCTTCAATGGACTTCGATACGATGAAATCAAGAATTATGTCATGAACCCGACAACTCTCCACCTCACCATATTCATTAATCGATGCAACTTGGATTAAACTCCTATTGAGGAGCTCATTAAAACACCTCTCGCCTAACCGCTGTGCTGTATATCTGCCATCTCTATGAATGAATCCCTCAGCAATCCATCTCCATATCAAGGCTTCCTTCTCAATAATAGAATCTTCCGGGAATATACTCAGATACAAGAGACAAGTTTTTAGATCAGGAGGAAGATCAAAGTAGCTAAGTGACAGTATCTTTATCATTGCTTCGACGCTACGATTCCTTTCAAGTGCACGACCAATTGAATCTTTCACTTTATTCCACATACATTCTGTTCTTTCTATTGTAGCCAATAACCCAGATATGGCAATTATTGCCAGAGGTAAGCCTGCACATTTTCTCAAAATTGCATCGGAAACTTTTTGAAGTTGTGAAGGGCAATCTTCATTAGAATTGAACAGTCTTATATGAAATAGTTGCCTTGAATGCACCATTTCAAGAGGCCTCATATTATAAATAGAGCCACTACATGATGATTGACATGACTCGGCGACATCATTCATACGAGTAGTGGTGATTACTATACTCCCAGAACTGGTCATGGGGAATGCACACTTAATAACATCCCATGTATCCACGTCCCATATATCGTCAACAACAACAAAATACCTGCACATGCATTTATGAGTGTGGCTTTAATATAGATCATAACATAAGAGCATGGTGAAtaatatagccagcagctggctatataagATTGTCATGTCATTAAGAGCTAGCAATATCATCCATTCATACAATAggattggctataaggttggctcttaggctagtgatatttttcacattctctctttctctctcctctcaattacccattttacctaggagcacgtgtagaggttGGCTCTAGCATTAGAGCCCACTCCCTTCCTTTTTGcttgtctctctcctccacatagataAAAATACCATGTAAGCGGGTTTATAGcctactattgtacttgctctaaaaaGTACCTCCACATGCATTTATGAGTGTGGCTTTAATATAGATCATACATTATGACATTTTCCAATTGATAGCTTACAGATGCTGACATAAATCGTGTGCGCGGGATTTGATTTTGTGCCCCCAAGCTTTCTTACACCCTTTTATTTACGACAGGGGTGATATTATTTTCTCGGCTTGTAGGCAATTGTTCTCCTGTAGAGATGCTCTTGAAACGGAGTTGTGTGTATGCATGGAGGGTTTTTCCTTTTCCTTGCAGAGAAGTGATATTCCAGTCGCCGTGGAGATGGACTCAATTATGACAGTCAAGATGGTTCAAGCTAAAGAAGTTGATAGATCAATTTATTCGTTGCTATTTACAGAAATTAGACATCTTTTGAGTATCCGTGATTCTTCTGTTACTCATATTTCTCGTTTCCAAAATAGAGTTAGTGACTGTTTAGCAAAATTTGCTCGTATGGAAGGAAGAACCATCACTTGGATTGGTTCCGGACCCGAGGAAGTTGTCAAGCTAGCTGCTGATGATTGTAA is drawn from Triticum dicoccoides isolate Atlit2015 ecotype Zavitan chromosome 6B, WEW_v2.0, whole genome shotgun sequence and contains these coding sequences:
- the LOC119321665 gene encoding disease resistance protein RGA5-like; this translates as MEGALVSAATGALRPILGKLSALLGDEYMRFKSVRKEIKSLTHELAAMDAFLLKMSEEEEPDVQDKVWMNEVRELSYDMEDTIDDFMKHVDDKDTKPAGFMDKIKSSLGKMKAQHRIRSEIQELKKQITEVGDRNERYKSRDIFFKQHEASSNTRNAVVDPRALSIFEQASKLVGIDKPKLEIIKLLTEQDGCVSEKQQLKLVSIVGCGGMGKTTLANQVYEDLKGKFECGAFLSVSRNPNMMNLLRTILSEVSGQDYANTKAGSIQQLINKIIYVLANKRYFVVVDDIWDVDTWDVIKCAFPMTSSGSIVITTTRMNDVAESCQSSCSGSIYNMRPLEMVHSRQLFHIRLFNSNEDCPSQLQKVSDAILRKCAGLPLAIIAISGLLATIERTECMWNKVKDSIGRALERNRSVEAMIKILSLSYFDLPPDLKTCLLYLSIFPEDSIIEKEALIWRWIAEGFIHRDGRYTAQRLGERCFNELLNRSLIQVASINEYGEVESCRVHDIILDFIVSKSIEENFVTQVSMQYIARGTQSKVRRLSLQVDEDGNSIRKIDMLLSHVRSLNVSGYSMEIPPLGKFGHLRVVDLEFCHQVVNSHLINIGRLFQLRHLNLGWTGISELPEEIGHLKCLEMLDIRGTNVQELPATIVNLRRLVYLLHDSSVKIPNGIENLQALEKLEEVNVYRQPFKFCRELGQLQNVRVLALDFGGDSIPSHENVVMEYNEAIASSLRKLGGHMMSSLTLSNATTFLRQGPSFLVPCCLQELVMTNSHMQQVPKWVSSLVNLQLLRLQVYEFGQEDLCILGTLPALLILEVTGMEKGSDISLTVSHNVGFRCLRKFSLGACGWMVFEAGSMPKLEKLETGIQFNKQSESHTASGDSLDFGMGNLPSLITLKFSIYAWDDSTLAAAQAAMERAAVTHPNRPTLIFQKIGTSRIEVLLNPKILRTL